A window of Lentibacillus sp. Marseille-P4043 contains these coding sequences:
- a CDS encoding DUF4178 domain-containing protein, with translation MGLFGNLFSKKQTKPAPKERTVLSIQIGDIVTYDLRDYEVVGKITYRDGGYEWFGYQLLEGHDTIWLSAEMDDELEVGMYKKIQLPVSKPYPKELVYDNKRYYLEERGTARVVGEGRSANLRGTETDYADYSDEDEEHFLSLESWGTEIEVSYGYPIESYELKILAGSE, from the coding sequence GTGGGGCTGTTTGGTAATCTATTTTCAAAAAAACAAACGAAACCTGCACCAAAAGAACGAACAGTATTATCCATTCAGATTGGTGATATCGTAACATATGATCTAAGGGACTATGAGGTTGTTGGTAAAATTACTTACCGTGATGGTGGTTACGAATGGTTTGGTTATCAATTACTTGAAGGGCATGATACAATTTGGTTATCAGCCGAAATGGATGATGAATTAGAGGTAGGGATGTATAAAAAGATACAGTTGCCTGTTTCAAAGCCATATCCAAAAGAATTAGTATATGATAATAAACGGTATTATTTAGAGGAGCGCGGGACTGCCAGAGTAGTTGGTGAGGGAAGAAGTGCAAATCTCCGCGGTACCGAAACAGACTATGCTGATTATAGTGATGAGGATGAAGAACATTTCTTAAGTCTTGAATCATGGGGTACGGAAATTGAAGTGAGTTATGGCTATCCAATTGAATCATATGAATTAAAAATTTTAGCTGGATCAGAATAA
- a CDS encoding M24 family metallopeptidase, with the protein MTNRIETLAAEMKRNNLDSMFVTSTANFYYLSNYYTDPHERVIAVYLSRFHDPLLIVPAMEEEDAKRAGWKFEILGYSDNENPWQLFQSFLKKTNNMPQSIGIEYDQITLERFNEIKQILPQASIVNVQEILANLRVIKSKKEYTLLKQAAQLADFGVETGIKAIQEGVSELEVIATIEYELKKQGIQGMSFSTMALSGTQTASPHGTPGMKKIEKGDLVLFDLGVIFEGYCSDTTRTVAYKSITDEQRTIYNTVLAAEQKAIEASQLGTAVGKIDLAARNHIDQAGYGKYFTHRIGHGLGIETHEYPSMHSNNELTLKEGMCYTIEPGIYVPNTGGVRIEDMIYMTAKGPEQLTKSPKELQIIE; encoded by the coding sequence ATGACAAATCGTATCGAAACACTTGCAGCAGAGATGAAGAGAAATAATTTAGATAGTATGTTTGTAACGTCAACAGCTAATTTTTATTATTTAAGTAACTATTATACAGACCCACATGAAAGGGTGATTGCTGTTTACTTAAGCCGTTTTCATGATCCATTGTTAATTGTGCCGGCGATGGAGGAAGAAGATGCGAAAAGGGCTGGTTGGAAATTTGAAATTCTCGGTTATAGTGACAATGAAAACCCGTGGCAATTATTTCAGTCATTTTTGAAAAAAACAAACAACATGCCACAGTCAATTGGAATCGAGTATGATCAAATCACACTGGAACGCTTCAATGAAATTAAACAAATTTTGCCGCAAGCATCCATTGTTAACGTCCAAGAGATACTTGCCAACTTACGTGTAATTAAAAGCAAGAAAGAGTATACATTATTGAAACAAGCAGCCCAATTAGCTGACTTCGGAGTGGAAACAGGGATAAAGGCAATCCAAGAGGGCGTAAGTGAATTAGAAGTGATTGCGACAATCGAATACGAATTGAAAAAACAAGGGATTCAAGGAATGTCATTTTCAACAATGGCTCTTTCCGGCACCCAAACTGCCTCCCCACACGGGACACCCGGAATGAAAAAGATTGAAAAAGGTGACCTTGTATTATTCGACCTTGGCGTTATTTTTGAAGGGTACTGTTCCGATACCACAAGAACGGTTGCTTATAAATCTATTACAGATGAGCAACGGACCATATACAACACGGTACTCGCAGCAGAACAAAAAGCAATTGAAGCATCACAATTAGGTACTGCTGTTGGAAAAATTGATTTAGCTGCACGGAATCATATCGATCAAGCCGGTTATGGAAAATATTTTACCCATCGGATTGGACATGGATTAGGAATCGAAACGCATGAATACCCATCCATGCATAGCAATAATGAATTAACCTTAAAAGAAGGTATGTGCTATACTATCGAACCAGGGATTTATGTTCCAAATACTGGCGGTGTCCGTATTGAAGATATGATTTACATGACAGCCAAAGGGCCAGAACAGCTAACCAAATCACCAAAAGAATTACAAATTATTGAATAA
- a CDS encoding polyamine aminopropyltransferase yields the protein MDEQAIRKSKFIYWASGIVSICGIIFEVLFGALGSYILGDGVKQYTLTISLFLTGMGIGASLSERVMKNLILAFVWIEFGVAIIGGFSSFTMFGITAFAPAGTDAFYLYLITFLVGALTGVELPILIRKANEIGVTLNKSTARVLFSDYAGGLVGGVLFAFFLRPQMGMVKSAFFVGCINLVVAMIVLWLFRKEIRHFFVHVVIGLCIGVLLVVGLFFGEEMAFTFEQKLYKDPIVHMEESQYQKIILTKDQEDTRLYLDGSLQLSSTDEYRYHEVLIHPTMSAATSHDHILVLGGGDGVAAKEILKYDDVEDITLVDLDPAVIELANTNPQMLELNEGSLKNAKLDIFNEDAFQFLEDSDAWYDVIIIDLPDPNNESLNKLYTKEFYSLVRNHLSPDGAAMIQSTSPVFATKVYWTISKTVESTGLQVNNLHVDVPSFGNWGFVMASRKEINLDTIDITVPTRFLTTDVLSNLTKFGKDEDKVIKNEDGDTIDLKQNTLIDPNLIQLYEKAWKNY from the coding sequence ATGGACGAGCAAGCAATCAGGAAAAGTAAGTTTATTTACTGGGCATCAGGAATTGTATCAATTTGTGGGATTATTTTTGAAGTGTTATTCGGAGCATTAGGATCGTACATATTGGGTGACGGGGTAAAACAATACACACTGACCATTTCCTTGTTTTTAACTGGTATGGGTATTGGGGCAAGCCTCAGTGAACGTGTGATGAAAAATTTAATTCTTGCCTTTGTTTGGATTGAGTTCGGTGTGGCCATTATTGGCGGTTTTTCCAGTTTTACGATGTTTGGAATTACCGCTTTTGCACCAGCTGGAACGGATGCTTTTTATTTATATTTGATTACGTTTCTCGTTGGTGCTTTAACGGGGGTTGAGTTACCAATCCTTATTCGGAAGGCAAATGAAATAGGTGTGACACTAAATAAAAGTACTGCACGTGTGTTATTCTCTGACTATGCTGGTGGACTTGTTGGTGGAGTATTATTTGCGTTTTTTTTACGACCCCAAATGGGTATGGTGAAGTCAGCGTTCTTCGTTGGTTGCATAAACCTTGTTGTAGCCATGATTGTTTTGTGGTTGTTTCGCAAAGAGATTCGGCACTTTTTTGTACATGTCGTTATTGGACTATGTATCGGAGTTTTATTAGTTGTAGGTTTATTTTTTGGAGAAGAAATGGCCTTCACGTTTGAACAAAAATTGTATAAGGATCCAATTGTTCATATGGAAGAAAGTCAGTATCAAAAGATCATTTTAACCAAAGACCAAGAAGATACAAGATTGTATTTGGATGGGTCACTGCAACTTAGCTCAACTGATGAATACAGGTATCATGAAGTACTCATTCATCCAACAATGAGTGCTGCTACATCACATGATCATATTTTGGTTCTGGGTGGTGGTGATGGCGTCGCTGCTAAAGAAATTTTGAAATATGATGATGTAGAGGACATAACACTTGTTGATCTTGACCCGGCAGTTATTGAATTAGCAAATACAAATCCGCAAATGCTTGAGCTTAATGAGGGTTCACTGAAAAATGCAAAGTTGGACATTTTTAACGAAGATGCTTTTCAATTTTTAGAGGATAGTGACGCGTGGTATGATGTCATCATTATTGATCTTCCTGACCCAAATAACGAGAGCCTAAACAAGCTTTATACGAAAGAATTTTATTCACTTGTACGTAATCACTTATCACCAGACGGTGCAGCGATGATTCAATCAACAAGTCCTGTTTTTGCTACAAAAGTATATTGGACGATATCAAAAACGGTGGAGTCAACAGGATTACAGGTAAATAATCTTCATGTCGACGTTCCCAGCTTTGGAAATTGGGGCTTTGTAATGGCAAGTAGAAAGGAAATTAATTTAGATACGATTGATATCACTGTTCCCACGAGGTTTTTAACAACCGATGTACTGTCTAACTTAACTAAATTTGGAAAAGATGAAGATAAGGTAATTAAAAATGAGGACGGTGACACGATTGATTTAAAACAAAACACACTTATCGATCCAAACTTGATTCAACTATATGAAAAAGCATGGAAAAACTACTAA
- a CDS encoding DUF4247 domain-containing protein, producing MLRKWSVFIGLLFIMVIAASCSSPYQQFSERGMSDEVSITADDIPEEPDKQELIDKIEGNTSNQVDDIIEANFPLMDVVSGEGNQQAEVFATNRFELDELASVLTTAMEPDKTSEVKDNQQIFIYPNHFVTLKESEDDRDVLLIEVAADEFVRRNYSPSFLGTYFTFRLLDGMFGNNWSSRRAQTCQSGGCYGGYTGKEYHPDGQRRGRTSFRGGGPGAGK from the coding sequence TTGTTAAGAAAATGGAGTGTATTCATAGGTTTATTATTCATAATGGTAATAGCTGCCTCTTGTTCATCCCCTTACCAGCAATTCTCAGAAAGAGGCATGTCAGATGAAGTATCGATTACAGCAGATGATATTCCAGAAGAGCCGGATAAGCAAGAACTTATAGATAAAATTGAAGGGAATACAAGCAATCAAGTTGATGACATTATTGAAGCCAACTTCCCCCTAATGGATGTAGTATCAGGTGAAGGTAATCAACAAGCTGAAGTTTTTGCAACTAATCGATTTGAACTTGACGAATTAGCATCCGTACTTACTACTGCAATGGAACCGGATAAAACAAGTGAAGTAAAAGATAATCAGCAGATATTCATTTATCCAAATCATTTTGTTACCTTAAAGGAAAGTGAAGATGATCGTGATGTGCTTTTAATTGAAGTTGCAGCGGATGAATTCGTACGCAGAAATTATTCACCTAGTTTTTTAGGTACATATTTTACATTTAGGCTTTTGGATGGCATGTTTGGTAACAATTGGAGCAGCAGAAGGGCACAAACTTGTCAATCAGGAGGATGTTATGGAGGCTATACTGGAAAAGAATACCACCCGGACGGACAGCGTCGTGGAAGAACGTCATTCAGAGGTGGCGGGCCAGGAGCAGGAAAATAA
- a CDS encoding type II secretion system protein produces the protein MTRKIDRKSNSGFTLIEIIASIAILGMVIAVFLPIFPQIMKWTVNTDNELVASNLLGQVAYDVKNASIIDQKTGTISICPTYSSIKKSSLGNLSSYTLNDNDYSVKLHICKEKDVDLYRTNIQIYTATNKKVSESYTYISGHSGDVDE, from the coding sequence TTGACTAGAAAAATTGATAGAAAAAGTAATAGTGGGTTTACTCTTATTGAAATTATAGCATCAATTGCGATTTTGGGAATGGTAATTGCAGTTTTTTTGCCGATTTTCCCACAAATTATGAAATGGACAGTTAACACGGATAATGAATTAGTGGCTAGTAATCTACTAGGACAAGTGGCCTATGATGTGAAAAATGCAAGCATCATTGATCAGAAGACAGGAACGATTTCTATTTGTCCTACGTATTCGTCAATTAAAAAGAGTTCATTAGGTAATCTTTCATCCTATACGTTGAATGATAACGACTACTCCGTAAAATTACATATATGTAAAGAAAAAGATGTGGACTTATACCGGACAAATATTCAGATTTATACCGCTACTAATAAAAAGGTCAGTGAATCATATACGTATATTTCGGGCCATTCAGGTGATGTAGATGAATAA
- a CDS encoding type II secretion system protein — translation MNFRQYKNEHGMTLVELLAALSLFIIVITLSSTLVMEMFNNQKEASENISLKQDTNVLINTMRGKYLSGDELCFNGKDNLTITHLTISNGEEPLKTINHCVKNLDYNKPLSVKITTTNNSGNNFSLETTWNHKDDHDLYIDAGKEESENVPCKFRGSIVLDKLILKKGNCNNYYEIIGSLVVRNNTIVEENVKLKISGAAHFNKNINLYNKAKVITSGSIQVDGKALCGNQEIRDHKKSTLQCKKKT, via the coding sequence ATGAATTTTCGACAATATAAAAACGAACACGGAATGACATTAGTAGAGTTGTTAGCTGCACTTAGTTTATTTATTATCGTTATTACACTATCATCAACTCTAGTCATGGAAATGTTCAATAACCAAAAAGAAGCAAGTGAAAATATTTCATTAAAACAGGACACAAACGTTTTAATTAATACAATGAGAGGAAAATATCTTTCCGGTGATGAACTTTGTTTTAATGGAAAAGATAATTTAACCATAACCCATTTAACTATATCTAACGGTGAGGAGCCGCTCAAGACGATTAATCACTGTGTCAAAAACCTTGATTATAATAAACCTTTATCGGTAAAAATAACAACAACTAATAATTCAGGAAATAATTTTTCTTTGGAAACTACTTGGAATCATAAAGATGATCACGACTTATATATTGATGCTGGTAAAGAAGAAAGTGAAAATGTCCCATGCAAATTTAGAGGATCTATTGTGCTGGATAAGCTAATCTTAAAAAAAGGAAATTGCAACAATTACTATGAGATAATAGGATCTCTAGTAGTAAGAAATAACACCATTGTAGAGGAGAATGTCAAACTTAAAATATCCGGTGCTGCACACTTTAACAAGAATATTAACCTATATAATAAAGCCAAGGTCATAACAAGCGGGAGCATCCAAGTTGACGGAAAAGCCCTTTGTGGCAATCAAGAAATTCGTGATCACAAAAAATCTACGTTACAGTGTAAGAAAAAGACGTGA
- a CDS encoding GspE/PulE family protein — protein sequence MKTRKRLGDLLQDAGLITNDQLNEALENKRNDQKLGDALLERGYITERQLIEVLEFQLGIPHVSLYRYPVDEHVLGLVSKEVAQKNYIMPLKIQDNTLLLAMKDPMDYYIIDDLELGTGFSISPVIAAKDDILYAINKFYFKNESEMVIDQTNENDEAPVIRLLDQLLNTGIQLKASDIHIDPQETNVHVRYRIDGKLQTEKIIPKQMQNSLVARIKILADLNITQTRLPQDGRIKTTVGVTPVDLRISCLPTVHGEKVVVRILDLNNALMHLNELNFSEENRKKYKQLITNPSGLVLLTGPTGSGKTSTLYASINQLNTENVNIITVEDPVEYQLEGINQVQVNSAIGLTFASGLRSILRQDPNIIMVGEIRDQETAEIAIRASLTGHLVFSTLHTNSAIDTVPRLIDMGIEPYLVVSSLTGIVAQRLVRKICRDCATKREPTKMEAEIFSKNCVDVEHVYYGKGCSSCHQRGYRGRLAVQEVLVVDETIKSMLLNNKSITDIRSYVKEQGMAFLIQDGLDKIKQGLTTMEEILQVSIRV from the coding sequence GTGAAAACACGCAAACGTTTAGGAGACTTACTTCAAGATGCGGGTCTAATAACGAATGATCAACTAAATGAAGCACTAGAAAATAAACGAAACGATCAAAAGTTAGGAGATGCATTGCTTGAGCGTGGATACATTACAGAGCGACAACTAATCGAAGTGTTGGAATTCCAATTAGGGATTCCCCATGTTTCGTTATATCGTTATCCAGTTGATGAACATGTTTTAGGACTTGTCTCAAAAGAAGTCGCTCAAAAAAATTACATTATGCCATTAAAAATTCAAGATAATACACTACTTCTTGCGATGAAAGACCCCATGGATTATTACATTATCGATGACTTGGAATTGGGAACAGGTTTTAGTATATCGCCAGTAATTGCAGCAAAAGATGATATTTTGTATGCGATCAATAAATTTTACTTTAAAAATGAATCAGAAATGGTAATTGATCAAACAAATGAAAATGATGAAGCACCAGTTATTCGTCTGTTGGATCAGCTACTAAATACAGGAATTCAATTAAAGGCAAGTGATATCCATATTGATCCACAAGAAACAAACGTTCACGTACGTTACCGGATTGACGGTAAATTACAGACTGAAAAAATAATTCCAAAGCAAATGCAGAATTCTTTAGTTGCCCGGATTAAGATTCTAGCAGATTTAAATATTACCCAAACAAGGCTTCCACAAGATGGACGAATTAAAACTACTGTAGGTGTCACACCAGTAGACTTACGGATATCCTGCCTGCCAACGGTTCATGGCGAAAAAGTTGTTGTCCGTATCTTAGATTTAAACAATGCCTTAATGCACTTAAATGAGTTAAACTTTTCAGAGGAAAATCGTAAAAAGTACAAACAATTAATAACGAATCCGTCCGGCCTTGTATTATTAACAGGTCCAACAGGATCAGGAAAAACATCAACATTATATGCTTCAATCAACCAGTTGAATACAGAAAACGTTAATATTATTACAGTTGAAGATCCAGTTGAATATCAGTTAGAGGGAATTAACCAAGTCCAAGTTAATAGTGCAATCGGGCTTACGTTTGCTAGTGGTTTGCGTTCTATTTTGCGACAAGACCCAAATATTATCATGGTTGGGGAAATTCGTGACCAGGAAACAGCCGAAATTGCAATTCGAGCGTCTTTAACAGGGCACTTAGTGTTTAGTACATTGCATACTAATAGTGCCATTGATACTGTTCCACGATTAATTGATATGGGAATTGAACCCTATTTAGTTGTCTCCTCATTGACTGGTATCGTAGCCCAGCGTTTAGTCCGTAAAATCTGTCGGGACTGTGCGACAAAGCGGGAACCAACCAAAATGGAAGCAGAGATTTTTTCGAAAAATTGTGTGGATGTAGAGCATGTCTATTATGGAAAAGGCTGCAGTAGCTGTCACCAGCGTGGTTACCGGGGCAGATTAGCAGTTCAAGAAGTATTGGTGGTTGATGAAACAATAAAAAGTATGTTGTTGAATAACAAATCAATCACTGATATTCGATCCTATGTAAAAGAACAGGGGATGGCATTTTTAATTCAGGATGGGTTAGACAAGATTAAACAAGGGTTAACAACAATGGAAGAAATTTTGCAGGTTTCGATTAGGGTGTAA
- the ald gene encoding alanine dehydrogenase: MKIGVPKEIKNNENRVAMTPAGVLSLKSAGHDVYVETGAGLGSSFTDEQYKDAGAIITPTAKEAWSQEMVMKVKEPLPEEYDYFYEGLILFTYLHLANEPELTKAMIDKKVVGIAYETVQLPDRSLPLLTPMSEVAGRMSAQIGAQFLEKSKGGKGILLAGIPGVKRGKVTVIGGGVVGTNAAKIAVGLGADVTIIDLSPQRLRELDDLFGSSVNTVMSNPMNISEAVAESDLVIGAVLIPGAKAPKLVKEEMVQTMRDGSVIVDVAIDQGGIVETSDHVTTHDDPTYTKHGVLHYAVANMPGAVPRTSTIGLTNVTVPYALQLANKGYKQACIDNQALRKGINTLDGYVTYQAVAESHGLHYDTTESLLEK, from the coding sequence ATGAAAATAGGGGTACCAAAGGAAATAAAAAATAACGAAAACAGGGTTGCAATGACGCCAGCTGGAGTTTTATCGCTAAAAAGCGCAGGTCATGATGTATATGTGGAAACCGGTGCTGGATTGGGATCAAGCTTTACGGATGAACAGTATAAAGATGCAGGTGCAATTATCACACCGACTGCAAAGGAAGCCTGGTCACAAGAAATGGTTATGAAAGTAAAGGAACCATTACCAGAGGAATATGATTATTTTTATGAAGGCCTTATCTTATTTACATATTTACATTTAGCAAATGAACCAGAATTAACAAAAGCAATGATTGACAAAAAAGTAGTTGGGATCGCTTATGAAACTGTACAACTCCCGGACCGCTCATTGCCACTATTAACGCCAATGAGTGAAGTAGCAGGAAGAATGTCAGCGCAAATTGGTGCACAATTCCTAGAAAAATCCAAAGGTGGCAAAGGGATTCTGCTTGCAGGTATTCCTGGTGTGAAACGCGGAAAAGTTACCGTTATTGGCGGTGGTGTTGTTGGTACAAATGCAGCGAAAATAGCTGTTGGTCTAGGTGCTGATGTGACGATTATCGATTTAAGCCCGCAACGTTTAAGGGAGCTAGATGATTTATTCGGATCATCTGTTAATACGGTGATGTCAAATCCAATGAATATTAGTGAAGCAGTTGCAGAATCTGATCTTGTTATTGGTGCGGTATTAATTCCTGGAGCAAAAGCACCCAAATTAGTGAAAGAAGAAATGGTACAAACGATGCGTGATGGATCCGTAATTGTCGACGTAGCGATTGATCAAGGTGGAATAGTTGAAACAAGTGATCATGTCACAACCCATGATGATCCGACATATACGAAGCATGGTGTTCTTCACTATGCAGTAGCAAATATGCCTGGTGCTGTTCCGCGTACATCGACAATCGGATTAACAAATGTTACCGTCCCATATGCATTGCAATTGGCAAACAAAGGTTATAAACAAGCATGCATAGATAATCAAGCATTACGGAAGGGAATTAATACATTAGATGGTTATGTGACATATCAAGCTGTCGCAGAATCACATGGCTTGCATTATGATACAACAGAATCGTTATTGGAAAAATAA
- a CDS encoding PspA/IM30 family protein: MFKFFKRVTTVVSSELNSLLDKAEDPVKMLDQFMRDMAEDIREVESSVAKQVANEKMLKRKADDAQAMVDKRQKQAEQAIESGNEDLARRALQDKNDHESQAQMLKESWERAKNDADVSREKLDEMKKEYQEMKLKKDSLKARAESAKTRTKMNRTMSSIGGDESKQGFERMEEKVMQFEAEAETSEDLSKSSRTLDDEFEELEKNSVDDELAALKKKMGKDE; this comes from the coding sequence ATGTTTAAATTTTTTAAACGAGTAACAACGGTGGTAAGTTCGGAATTGAATTCTTTGCTTGATAAGGCAGAAGACCCGGTAAAAATGTTGGATCAATTCATGCGGGACATGGCCGAAGATATTCGTGAGGTAGAATCTTCTGTTGCCAAACAAGTTGCTAATGAAAAAATGTTAAAACGCAAGGCTGATGATGCACAGGCAATGGTCGACAAACGACAAAAACAGGCGGAGCAAGCAATTGAATCAGGGAACGAAGATTTAGCTCGTCGTGCATTACAGGATAAAAATGACCATGAAAGTCAAGCGCAAATGTTAAAAGAATCTTGGGAACGCGCAAAAAATGATGCTGATGTATCACGAGAAAAATTAGATGAAATGAAAAAAGAATACCAGGAAATGAAATTGAAAAAAGATTCATTAAAAGCACGTGCTGAATCAGCTAAGACACGTACTAAAATGAATAGAACGATGTCATCTATTGGCGGTGATGAATCAAAACAGGGATTCGAGCGTATGGAAGAAAAAGTAATGCAATTTGAAGCAGAAGCAGAAACAAGTGAAGATCTATCAAAATCCAGTCGTACATTAGACGATGAATTTGAAGAGTTAGAAAAAAATAGTGTTGATGATGAGCTAGCTGCACTCAAAAAGAAAATGGGTAAAGATGAATAA
- a CDS encoding SDR family oxidoreductase, with protein sequence MGHALITAGTSGLGRMVTEAFLRAGHSVTTTYRNNYDKANEVKNELAAYRDSLSIVQADVTKKHDIGNLVNEAVKNYGGIDYLINNAGPFIFERKKLLDYTEDEWHDMIGGNLDAVFYLLKLTIPFMREQHFGRIINYGFQGANSASGWLYRSAFAAAKSGLVSLTKTIAFEEAEYQITSNMVCPGNIVGEMKESRIAESRKQHDDSTPIGRPGTGEDIARTILFLCDKDSDMITGSIFEITGGLDVINRYR encoded by the coding sequence ATGGGACATGCACTAATAACGGCAGGGACATCTGGATTAGGAAGGATGGTTACCGAGGCTTTTTTGCGGGCAGGACATAGCGTCACAACCACGTATAGAAATAATTATGATAAAGCCAATGAGGTAAAGAATGAATTGGCTGCCTATCGTGATTCGTTATCAATTGTTCAAGCGGATGTAACGAAGAAACATGACATTGGAAATTTAGTAAATGAGGCAGTGAAAAATTACGGTGGGATCGATTATTTGATTAATAATGCAGGGCCGTTTATATTTGAACGGAAAAAATTACTTGATTATACGGAAGATGAATGGCATGACATGATTGGTGGGAACCTGGATGCGGTATTTTATTTATTAAAATTGACGATTCCGTTCATGCGCGAGCAACATTTCGGACGTATTATCAACTATGGATTTCAAGGTGCAAATAGTGCTTCTGGCTGGCTATACCGTTCTGCTTTTGCCGCAGCTAAAAGTGGTTTGGTTTCGTTAACAAAGACAATTGCTTTTGAGGAAGCGGAATATCAAATTACTTCAAACATGGTGTGTCCAGGTAATATTGTTGGGGAAATGAAAGAATCACGTATTGCAGAAAGCCGAAAACAACACGATGATTCAACACCAATAGGCAGACCGGGAACAGGGGAGGATATTGCACGGACTATCCTATTTTTATGTGATAAGGATTCTGATATGATTACAGGTTCTATTTTTGAAATAACTGGTGGACTGGACGTGATTAATCGGTATCGTTAA
- a CDS encoding DUF350 domain-containing protein yields MGPFVATFVYFVLSIVIVMIGLAIFEFMTRKYKDMDEVLKGNHAVALSIAGKIIGICIILAFAIYHSTVIYETLIWGAYGVLLQMIAYLLYDLFTRKFSVEEQLLKNNIAVGIISMSVSVGLGFVIGASIT; encoded by the coding sequence ATGGGACCGTTTGTAGCAACATTTGTTTATTTTGTACTATCAATTGTGATTGTAATGATCGGTTTAGCTATATTTGAATTTATGACAAGAAAATACAAAGATATGGATGAGGTTCTCAAAGGTAACCATGCAGTCGCATTATCAATCGCCGGAAAAATAATCGGTATCTGTATCATTTTAGCATTTGCGATTTACCATAGCACTGTAATTTATGAAACCCTTATATGGGGAGCATATGGTGTTCTATTACAAATGATTGCATATTTATTATATGACTTGTTCACAAGGAAATTTTCAGTCGAGGAACAATTGCTTAAAAATAATATTGCTGTGGGGATAATCTCTATGAGTGTTTCGGTTGGACTTGGTTTTGTAATTGGTGCATCCATTACATAA
- a CDS encoding metal-dependent hydrolase — MNVSFHGQSVVKVETNKHTILFDPFISGNEKCDLNADTIKADVILLTHGHNDHVGDTVEIAKRNDALVVAPNELANYLGGKGLNTHPMHIGGAHEFDFGKVKFTQAFHGSSYTEEDGTIIYTGMPAGILLTVEGKTIYHVGDTGLFSDLKLIGDMNDIDVAFVPIGDNFTMGPEDALIAADWIQADTVVPIHYNTFPVIEQDPDDFAQKVKTGKGKALKIGEAMEL; from the coding sequence ATGAACGTATCATTTCATGGACAGTCAGTCGTAAAAGTGGAAACAAATAAACATACGATTTTATTTGATCCGTTTATTTCGGGGAATGAGAAGTGTGATTTGAATGCTGACACTATCAAAGCAGATGTTATTTTGCTTACACATGGACACAATGATCATGTTGGGGATACCGTTGAAATAGCCAAACGAAATGATGCATTAGTGGTTGCGCCAAATGAACTGGCTAATTACTTAGGTGGAAAAGGATTAAACACACATCCAATGCATATTGGTGGTGCACATGAATTCGACTTTGGTAAAGTGAAGTTTACGCAAGCATTTCATGGATCTTCTTATACCGAGGAAGATGGAACTATTATATATACTGGGATGCCTGCTGGAATATTGTTAACCGTTGAAGGGAAGACAATTTATCATGTCGGAGATACGGGGTTATTTAGTGATTTAAAATTAATCGGTGACATGAATGATATTGATGTTGCATTCGTGCCAATCGGTGATAATTTTACAATGGGACCAGAAGACGCCCTCATTGCGGCAGACTGGATTCAAGCCGACACTGTCGTACCAATACATTATAATACATTCCCGGTGATTGAACAGGATCCAGATGATTTTGCTCAGAAAGTTAAGACTGGAAAGGGAAAAGCATTAAAAATTGGAGAAGCGATGGAATTATAA